In Paenibacillus sp. BIC5C1, a genomic segment contains:
- a CDS encoding GNAT family N-acetyltransferase, translating into MLIYQWNEITVRLLDEKDEQRLVQWLSNPAVLQYYEGRDRPHDLNLVREHFYRQEDTAHRCMVEHEGKPIGYIQFYELEEEERNEYGYGDTDEIIYGTDQFIGEADYWNRGIGTQLVQSMMTYLVNDKQARKVVMDPQSWNERAISCYEKCGFRKVRLLPEHELHEGQMRDCWLMEYTP; encoded by the coding sequence ATGCTAATCTATCAATGGAATGAGATTACGGTACGTTTACTGGATGAAAAGGATGAACAGCGCCTTGTTCAATGGTTGTCTAACCCAGCAGTACTTCAATATTACGAAGGCCGTGATCGGCCGCATGATCTGAATTTGGTCAGAGAGCACTTTTATAGACAAGAGGATACGGCACATCGTTGTATGGTTGAACACGAAGGTAAACCGATCGGCTATATCCAGTTCTATGAACTGGAGGAGGAAGAACGGAATGAGTATGGTTATGGAGACACCGATGAAATCATCTATGGAACAGATCAGTTTATTGGAGAAGCTGATTACTGGAACCGCGGTATTGGCACACAATTAGTACAATCCATGATGACCTATCTGGTCAATGATAAGCAAGCTCGGAAAGTGGTCATGGACCCGCAATCGTGGAACGAACGAGCCATATCCTGTTACGAGAAGTGTGGTTTCAGGAAGGTCAGACTGTTACCAGAACACGAGCTGCACGAAGGACAGATGAGAGACTGCTGGCTGATGGAGTATACCCCATAG
- a CDS encoding SDR family NAD(P)-dependent oxidoreductase produces MGQRYFIITGTSKGIGKQLAELLLEKGDHVYGIARGTSDLEEAYERYQHVQFDLADIHSIDDLVSGLLEQIPPQEVEFIGLINNAAMLEPLKSIDRCSAEEISLHLNISLAAPMILTSSFIQHTNHLTTRRKIANVSSGSGSYPAPSMASYCASKSGINMFTQCVAMEQSGQPNPVEVIAFDPGMVDTELQAVARGKNAEEFALSEVFGQVYEAGQLRSPHDVAKQLIERMEEISDPSKVLHTMEG; encoded by the coding sequence ATGGGACAAAGGTATTTTATCATTACAGGTACATCCAAAGGAATCGGCAAACAGCTTGCGGAATTGTTATTGGAAAAGGGAGATCACGTCTACGGTATTGCACGCGGAACGTCTGACTTGGAGGAAGCTTACGAGCGTTACCAGCATGTTCAGTTTGATCTGGCAGATATTCATAGCATCGACGATCTTGTCTCAGGCCTATTGGAACAGATTCCACCGCAAGAAGTTGAATTCATCGGGCTCATTAACAATGCAGCGATGCTGGAACCGTTGAAATCGATAGATCGGTGCAGTGCAGAGGAGATCAGTCTTCATCTGAACATCAGTTTGGCAGCGCCTATGATTCTGACTTCATCTTTTATACAACATACCAACCACCTGACCACTCGCAGAAAAATAGCCAATGTATCATCAGGGTCAGGAAGTTATCCGGCACCTTCAATGGCATCTTACTGTGCCTCCAAATCTGGAATAAACATGTTCACCCAGTGCGTAGCGATGGAACAATCCGGGCAACCCAATCCCGTTGAAGTGATTGCATTCGATCCAGGGATGGTAGATACTGAGCTACAGGCTGTGGCAAGAGGCAAAAATGCAGAGGAATTTGCACTGTCTGAGGTATTCGGTCAGGTCTATGAAGCAGGCCAATTAAGATCGCCACACGATGTCGCAAAGCAATTAATCGAACGGATGGAAGAAATCAGTGATCCAAGCAAGGTCCTCCATACTATGGAGGGATAA
- a CDS encoding response regulator transcription factor, whose protein sequence is MFKIMLIEDDESLFSEIKERLSQWSYDVYGVQDFGKVMQEYSAIQPQLVIIDIQLPQYDGFHWCRMIRAHSNVPIIFLSSRDHPTDMVMSMHLGADDFIQKPFNFDVLIAKIQATLRRVYNYNTERIELRTWRGAAIEYVKNTLTHDNESVLLTKNEMFILKVLVEHKNQIVTREDLIRSLWDHEHFVSDNTLTVNVNRLRKKLESLNLDGYIETKVGQGYMATEEVET, encoded by the coding sequence ATGTTTAAAATTATGCTCATTGAAGACGATGAATCGTTATTCAGTGAAATCAAAGAACGGTTATCCCAGTGGTCATATGACGTGTATGGCGTACAGGATTTTGGCAAAGTCATGCAGGAATACAGTGCCATTCAGCCACAGCTGGTCATTATTGATATTCAGCTTCCCCAGTATGACGGATTTCATTGGTGTCGCATGATCCGAGCTCATTCCAATGTGCCGATTATCTTTTTGTCCTCACGGGATCATCCTACGGATATGGTGATGTCAATGCATCTGGGCGCAGATGATTTTATCCAGAAGCCCTTCAATTTCGATGTTCTGATTGCCAAGATCCAGGCGACCCTGCGTAGGGTGTATAACTACAATACAGAGCGGATTGAGCTGCGTACATGGCGTGGGGCTGCCATTGAATATGTGAAAAATACCCTTACCCATGACAATGAATCTGTTCTTTTGACCAAAAATGAAATGTTCATTCTCAAAGTGCTGGTAGAGCACAAAAATCAGATTGTGACCCGGGAAGACCTTATTCGCAGTCTGTGGGATCATGAACATTTTGTGAGTGACAACACACTCACGGTCAACGTGAATCGCCTTCGCAAGAAGTTGGAGTCGCTAAATCTGGATGGCTATATCGAAACCAAGGTGGGGCAGGGCTACATGGCAACAGAAGAGGTAGAAACATGA
- a CDS encoding NUDIX hydrolase, translated as MQLYTLGFIKQGSRVLMLNREKAPWMGCWNGVGGKVEQDEKPWEAMLREIKEETDIDSKHVSVDYKGLLTWSNEQSNQISGALYLYLLELSEDYRYDHTPVRTDEGILDWKAISWIMHSKNIGVASNISRCLDKVLYDQRCYHHHSTFSEDLLVDHMSKLMHNQTLEELDVIKVIHQGK; from the coding sequence ATGCAATTATATACACTCGGTTTCATTAAACAAGGTTCCAGAGTACTTATGCTGAATAGGGAAAAAGCCCCTTGGATGGGCTGCTGGAATGGAGTTGGTGGCAAAGTTGAACAAGATGAGAAACCCTGGGAAGCGATGCTTCGAGAAATAAAAGAAGAAACGGATATAGATTCAAAGCATGTCAGTGTAGACTATAAAGGGTTACTGACGTGGTCTAATGAGCAGAGTAATCAAATTTCGGGTGCACTGTATTTGTATCTTCTTGAATTATCGGAAGATTACAGATACGATCATACACCTGTCAGAACAGATGAAGGTATTTTGGACTGGAAAGCTATAAGCTGGATTATGCATTCCAAAAACATAGGCGTTGCTTCTAACATTTCACGATGTCTAGATAAGGTGCTATATGATCAGAGATGTTACCATCATCACAGTACATTCTCGGAGGATCTCCTGGTTGATCACATGTCCAAGCTTATGCACAATCAAACATTAGAAGAACTGGACGTAATTAAGGTTATACATCAAGGGAAATAG
- a CDS encoding sporulation protein: MSFFKKMLASVGVGAAKVNTELHTPHVTPGGVISGIVYIEGGDVEQNVDRIYLTIKTHYIREHNDRKVNETAVVAKYLLTENFILQTGAKLEKSFSFDLPENLPITLHRAEVWVETGLDISSAMDPSDRDRLHVVPTKDMNTVLDAIDLLGFKLREVTNDYAPKLGGNLPFVQEFEFVPTSKFRGYLDELEVLFYPMGDSLELLLQIDRRARGLGGIFSEAMGTDESFVRLHLYERHLVRGAQSVAQGLEEVISKHL, translated from the coding sequence ATGTCTTTTTTCAAGAAAATGTTAGCCAGTGTAGGTGTTGGAGCAGCCAAAGTAAACACAGAATTACATACACCTCATGTTACGCCTGGAGGGGTCATCTCTGGGATCGTGTACATCGAGGGTGGAGACGTGGAACAGAATGTAGACCGAATCTACCTTACGATCAAAACCCATTACATACGGGAGCACAATGATCGAAAAGTAAATGAAACTGCCGTTGTAGCAAAATACTTGCTTACCGAAAATTTTATACTACAAACTGGAGCCAAACTGGAAAAATCCTTCTCATTTGATCTGCCAGAAAACCTTCCAATTACACTGCATCGTGCAGAGGTGTGGGTTGAAACTGGCCTCGATATCTCAAGCGCAATGGATCCCTCAGACCGGGACAGACTCCATGTAGTTCCTACAAAAGATATGAACACTGTGCTTGATGCGATTGATCTCCTTGGTTTCAAGCTGCGTGAAGTGACCAACGACTATGCTCCAAAGCTTGGTGGTAATCTTCCATTTGTGCAGGAATTTGAATTCGTGCCAACGAGTAAATTCCGCGGCTATTTGGATGAGCTGGAAGTACTGTTCTACCCGATGGGAGATTCTCTGGAACTGTTGCTTCAGATCGACCGCCGTGCACGTGGACTCGGTGGCATTTTCTCGGAGGCGATGGGTACAGATGAGAGCTTTGTCCGACTGCATCTCTACGAAAGACATCTTGTACGTGGTGCGCAGTCGGTTGCTCAAGGTCTGGAAGAAGTCATCTCCAAGCATCTATAA
- a CDS encoding YfiT family bacillithiol transferase gives MDLRYPIGTFEHTGEVTSEQRKQWIQDIAELPERAREAVKGLSEDQLRLPYREGGWMLKQVIHHMADSHMNSMVRFKLALTEDNPTIRPYYEERWAELSDSRELDVEFSLQILDALHRRWVALLNTLTDADYAKTFYHPASKETTRLDYNLGVYAWHGRHHIAHITSLRSRLGI, from the coding sequence ATGGATTTGAGGTACCCGATTGGAACATTTGAACATACAGGCGAGGTCACATCAGAGCAGCGGAAGCAGTGGATTCAGGATATTGCGGAGTTGCCGGAGCGCGCCCGCGAAGCGGTCAAAGGATTGAGTGAAGACCAATTGAGGTTACCCTACCGGGAAGGTGGATGGATGCTCAAACAGGTCATACACCATATGGCAGATAGCCATATGAATAGCATGGTTCGTTTCAAGCTGGCACTGACGGAGGATAACCCCACGATAAGACCATATTACGAGGAGCGATGGGCTGAACTGAGTGATTCGCGGGAGCTGGATGTCGAGTTTTCCCTGCAAATCCTGGATGCGCTGCACCGTCGTTGGGTAGCGCTATTAAACACATTAACGGATGCAGACTATGCCAAAACCTTTTATCATCCCGCTTCCAAAGAAACGACCAGACTGGACTATAATTTGGGCGTATATGCATGGCATGGCAGACACCACATTGCCCATATTACCTCGCTTAGAAGCAGATTGGGAATCTAG
- a CDS encoding NUDIX domain-containing protein, whose translation MIEKQWLDLSKYDELEQEIQYVIMFTQFQEKYVIIHNLKRQGWEFPGGNREPDESVLRAAERELYEETGALRFMLEPFGIYQMNGTFGMVYYANITRFRALSLEPNSEIGAMKMVDTLPEGMNFGDMFYSFLHQWKVYSAKGTHEHFVDLTFCENNI comes from the coding sequence ATGATAGAGAAACAGTGGCTGGATCTCAGTAAATATGATGAATTGGAACAAGAGATTCAGTATGTCATCATGTTTACTCAGTTTCAGGAGAAATACGTCATTATCCATAACCTTAAACGCCAAGGCTGGGAATTCCCAGGAGGTAATCGTGAGCCTGACGAGTCAGTCCTTAGGGCTGCAGAAAGAGAACTGTACGAAGAGACAGGAGCATTGAGGTTCATGCTAGAACCTTTCGGAATTTACCAAATGAATGGAACGTTTGGTATGGTTTATTATGCGAATATTACGAGATTCCGTGCTCTTTCGCTGGAACCTAACTCCGAAATAGGTGCAATGAAAATGGTAGATACACTACCAGAGGGCATGAATTTTGGTGATATGTTTTATTCTTTTTTGCATCAGTGGAAGGTATATTCTGCCAAAGGGACACACGAACACTTTGTGGATCTGACTTTTTGTGAAAATAACATTTAA
- a CDS encoding GNAT family N-acetyltransferase → MNIHIRLLDEGDPVVISQAFQEQGWAKSAEQYIQYLAEQQNGERVTLVAELDGAFAGYVNVLWNSYYPSFREQGIPEINDFNVLIKYQRQGIGSRLMDRAEEVIHERTETAGIGVGVFSDYGKAQILYARRGYIPDGQGIHKHDRYLKWGDETIIDDDVVLYLTKKLS, encoded by the coding sequence ATGAATATACATATCAGACTTTTGGATGAGGGCGATCCGGTCGTAATTTCGCAGGCGTTTCAGGAACAGGGTTGGGCGAAATCGGCGGAGCAGTACATTCAATATCTTGCAGAGCAGCAGAATGGTGAGCGGGTGACTTTGGTAGCGGAATTGGATGGAGCTTTCGCCGGTTACGTGAATGTATTGTGGAATTCGTATTACCCTTCGTTCAGGGAACAGGGTATTCCGGAAATTAATGATTTCAATGTGCTGATCAAGTATCAGCGTCAGGGAATTGGATCACGTTTGATGGACCGGGCAGAAGAAGTCATTCATGAGCGAACCGAAACTGCCGGGATTGGTGTCGGGGTGTTCTCCGATTATGGCAAAGCTCAAATTCTGTATGCCCGTCGTGGATATATACCAGATGGACAGGGCATTCACAAGCATGATCGTTATCTAAAATGGGGCGATGAAACGATCATCGACGACGATGTAGTGCTCTATTTAACGAAGAAGTTAAGCTGA
- a CDS encoding sensor histidine kinase has translation MIGKYIREKLSWLVLLISMQLIILFVAYIDTSIPFRSVAYIVMLNVVVCIVFIWARYPRETRFYKKLTTWDHTYDPGDLDIAESPYERIVHDAVTSQTERYRKESSAHFILLEQEKDEMLAWIHEVKTPLTALQLMIERMPDDKLQGQMTYEWLRIHQLLDQQLHQKRIPFMHNDLFVEETELEPILNGEIRALKTWCISKRIGFDVSLDVTTVLTDSKWLGFIIRQLLSNAVKYSHSSDIVIESKEQDGHIILIIQDYGRGIEAQDLPRIFDKGFTSTQGRLEGTATGMGLYLTRQVAQALRIDIQVQSAPGEGTSVKLTFPRKNDMIHLAGV, from the coding sequence ATGATTGGCAAATACATACGGGAAAAGCTGAGTTGGTTAGTGTTGCTTATAAGCATGCAGCTCATCATTTTATTTGTAGCCTATATCGACACGTCCATTCCATTCCGATCTGTAGCGTACATCGTCATGCTGAATGTAGTCGTATGCATCGTGTTTATCTGGGCGAGATATCCAAGAGAGACCCGCTTCTACAAAAAATTAACCACCTGGGATCACACCTATGATCCAGGGGATTTGGATATCGCTGAAAGCCCATATGAACGGATTGTGCACGATGCCGTGACTTCCCAGACCGAACGTTATCGGAAGGAGTCCTCAGCTCATTTTATTTTGCTGGAGCAGGAGAAGGATGAGATGTTGGCCTGGATTCACGAGGTGAAGACGCCCTTAACCGCGCTGCAATTGATGATCGAGCGAATGCCGGATGACAAGCTGCAGGGCCAGATGACGTATGAATGGCTGCGAATTCACCAACTGCTCGATCAGCAGCTTCACCAGAAGCGTATTCCATTTATGCATAATGATTTGTTTGTGGAAGAAACAGAGCTTGAACCGATTTTGAATGGCGAGATTAGAGCTTTGAAAACGTGGTGTATATCCAAACGGATTGGCTTCGACGTGTCATTAGATGTGACAACGGTGCTGACCGACAGCAAATGGTTAGGTTTTATCATACGGCAGTTGCTCAGTAATGCCGTAAAATATAGTCATTCCTCTGACATTGTCATTGAAAGCAAGGAACAGGATGGGCACATCATACTGATCATTCAGGATTATGGACGAGGGATCGAAGCGCAGGATTTACCGCGTATCTTTGATAAAGGCTTCACTTCAACTCAGGGGAGATTGGAAGGAACGGCAACGGGAATGGGCTTGTATTTGACCCGACAGGTGGCACAAGCACTTCGTATAGACATTCAGGTACAGTCTGCTCCCGGAGAGGGCACTAGTGTCAAGCTAACTTTCCCGCGAAAAAATGAC
- a CDS encoding class I SAM-dependent methyltransferase yields MEKTIKNVQDLYDMLDSEFRSAKQFWEPFYEDRDRPIPFFPNKPDENLVAHVNSGILPGGKALELGCGPGRNAIYLTRQGYKVDAYDLSETAIAWAKERAVDEQLEVNFECKSAFELTPHEEYDLVYDSGCLHHLLPHQRIRYIQKIQNGLKPGGYFGMTCFAPGFGGQGGPESVMDDWEVYREKSMKGGLAFTEEKLRYLLEDPFECVELRPMKAMDQDEDCFGLPILWVTLWRKPNV; encoded by the coding sequence ATGGAGAAGACGATTAAAAATGTCCAGGATCTATATGACATGCTTGACTCAGAATTCAGATCAGCGAAGCAATTTTGGGAACCTTTTTACGAGGATCGAGACCGGCCGATTCCCTTTTTTCCAAACAAACCGGATGAAAATCTGGTAGCACATGTGAACTCAGGAATATTACCTGGGGGCAAAGCATTGGAGCTCGGTTGTGGCCCGGGAAGAAATGCAATATATCTAACACGTCAGGGTTATAAAGTAGATGCTTATGATCTTTCAGAGACAGCCATTGCCTGGGCCAAGGAAAGAGCTGTGGATGAACAGCTTGAAGTGAATTTCGAATGCAAATCAGCATTTGAACTCACGCCACATGAAGAGTACGATCTCGTCTATGATTCGGGCTGTCTTCACCATCTGCTGCCACATCAGCGAATTCGCTACATACAGAAGATTCAGAACGGACTTAAACCTGGAGGGTATTTTGGAATGACCTGCTTTGCTCCAGGATTTGGCGGTCAGGGTGGACCGGAGAGCGTTATGGACGATTGGGAGGTATACCGTGAGAAGTCGATGAAAGGTGGTCTGGCTTTTACGGAAGAAAAGCTTCGCTATTTGCTGGAAGATCCTTTTGAATGCGTGGAGCTGCGACCGATGAAGGCGATGGATCAGGATGAAGATTGTTTTGGCTTGCCCATCCTATGGGTGACATTGTGGAGAAAACCAAACGTGTAG